A single genomic interval of Microbulbifer variabilis harbors:
- a CDS encoding EamA family transporter → MGISITAASLVLISAFLHAGWNLLGKSRTPSPAFFCIATLSVGLLLLPLGLWVLSQAHSLPRAFWLLLLASGFFQMIYMGGLALAYQRADISLVYPIARALPVLLVALATVLLGQVLPWQAWLGMLLVTIGCLLVPLVYFRQWHWSVYWRADCAWALVAALGTVGYSLADKGALLYLEEALGDAGNTCGGGV, encoded by the coding sequence ATGGGAATATCGATAACTGCAGCATCATTGGTTTTAATCTCGGCATTTCTTCACGCGGGCTGGAATTTACTGGGAAAATCCCGCACCCCCTCCCCAGCTTTTTTCTGTATCGCTACTCTCAGTGTGGGTCTACTACTTCTCCCCCTTGGTCTCTGGGTCCTGTCACAGGCTCACTCACTACCTCGTGCTTTCTGGTTGTTGTTACTGGCCAGCGGTTTTTTTCAGATGATTTATATGGGGGGGCTGGCACTGGCCTATCAGCGCGCCGATATCAGCCTGGTTTACCCCATCGCACGGGCTCTGCCGGTACTTCTTGTGGCGCTGGCAACGGTGTTGTTGGGGCAGGTTCTGCCCTGGCAAGCCTGGCTGGGCATGTTGTTGGTGACGATCGGCTGTTTGTTGGTGCCGCTGGTGTATTTTCGTCAATGGCACTGGAGCGTGTACTGGAGAGCGGACTGCGCCTGGGCTCTGGTAGCGGCACTGGGTACGGTGGGATATTCATTGGCGGATAAGGGCGCACTGCTTTATTTGGAAGAGGCACTTGGCGACGCCGGTAACACCTGCGGTGGTGGCGTATAG